A single Triticum dicoccoides isolate Atlit2015 ecotype Zavitan chromosome 2A, WEW_v2.0, whole genome shotgun sequence DNA region contains:
- the LOC119358315 gene encoding cytochrome P450 94C1-like: MVRLGAVLLLVRRWPNPWCGCHVCRAYLTGSWAKEFTNLADWYAHLLRESPTGTVQVHVLGCTVTANPANVEYMLKTRFDNFPKGRRFAALLGDLLGGGIFNVDGDAWRHQRKMASLELGSVTVRSYAYKIIAQEVETRLLPVLADAADKGKVVDLQDVFRRFAFDTVCKISFGLDPGCLDLDMPMSDLANAFDAASRFCAMRGAAASPLVWKMKRMLNIGSERELKKAIKLVDDLASAMILQRRSLGFDNSHDLLSRFMASDVAMDDKYLRDIVVSFLLAGRDTVASALTTLFIHLHKNPEVAAAIRAEAGGEKPSTYEHLMSLHYTHAVLFENMRLFPPVQFDSKFCAAADVLPDGTYVDGESRVMYHPYAMGRMPSIWGADYEKFRPDRWLTGPGGSFALVNLYKYPVFQAGLRVCLGKELAITEMKAVGVAVVKAFDVDVVGENGRRGWAPTFVPGLTASISGGLPVRIKRASMQTAE, translated from the coding sequence atggtGCGGCTCGGCGCGGTGCTCCTGCTCGTCCGCCGGTGGCCCAACCCCTGGTGCGGCTGTCACGTGTGCCGGGCTTACCTCACGGGGTCGTGGGCCAAGGAGTTCACCAATCTCGCTGACTGGTACGCGCACCTGCTGCGCGAGTCGCCGACGGGCACCGTCCAGGTCCACGTCCTCGGCTGCACCGTCACCGCCAACCCGGCCAACGTCGAGTACATGCTCAAGACCCGCTTCGACAACTTCCCCAAGGGCAGGCGCTTCGCCGCGCTCCTCGGCGATCTCCTCGGCGGTGGCATCTTCAACGTCGACGGCGACGCCTGGCGCCACCAGCGCAAGATGGccagcctcgagctcggcagcgtcaCCGTGCGCTCCTACGCCTACAAGATCATCGCCCAGGAGGTGGAGACGCGCCTCCTGCCGGTCCTGGCTGACGCCGCCGACAAGGGCAAGGTTGTCGACCTCCAGGACGTGTTCCGGCGGTTCGCCTTCGACACCGTCTGCAAGATCTCCTTCGGGCTGGACCCGGGCTGCCTCGACCTCGACATGCCCATGTCGGACCTAGCCAACGCGTTCGACGCCGCCTCGCGGTTCTGCGCCATGCGGGGCGCCGCGGCCTCGCCGTTGGTGTGGAAGATGAAGCGGATGCTCAACATTGGGTCCGAGAGGGAGCTTAAGAAGGCCATCAAGCTCGTCGACGACCTCGCGTCGGCCATGATTCTGCAGCGGCGGAGTCTGGGTTTTGACAACAGCCACGACCTCCTGTCCCGCTTCATGGCCTCGGACGTCGCCATGGACGACAAGTATCTCCGCGACATCGTCGTCAGCTTCCTTCTCGCCGGGCGGGATACGGTCGCCTCCGCGCTTACCACGCTCTTCATCCACCTGCACAAGAACCCTGAAGTCGCGGCTGCCATTCGCGcggaggccggcggcgagaagccgtCCACCTATGAGCATCTGATGAGCCTGCATTATACCCACGCAGTGCTGTTCGAGAACATGCGGTTGTTCCCGCCGGTGCAGTTCGACTCCAAGTTCTGCGCcgccgccgacgtgctcccggacgGCACCTACGTGGACGGCGAGTCACGCGTGATGTACCACCCGTACGCCATGGGACGCATGCCGAGCATCTGGGGAGCCGACTACGAGAAGTTCCGCCCCGACCGGTGGCTCACCGGACCCGGCGGTTCGTTCGCGCTGGTGAACCTGTACAAGTACCCGGTGTTCCAGGCCGGCCTCCGCGTGTGCCTCGGCAAGGAGCTAGCCATAACTGAGATGAAGGCGGTCGGCGTGGCCGTGGTGAAGGCGTTCGACGTGGACGTGGTCGGAGAGAACGGCCGTAGGGGCTGGGCGCCAACGTTTGTGCCGGGGCTCACGGCGTCCATCAGCGGCGGGCTCCCAGTGAGGATCAAGCGCGCTTCGATGCAGACCGCAGAGTAG